The DNA region CAAGGCGACGACGGGTAGCCGGCCTGAGAGGGTGTCCGGCCACACTGGGACTGAGATACGGCCCAGACTCCTACGGGAGGCAGCAGTGGGGAATATTGCACAATGGGCGCAAGCCTGATGCAGCGACGCCGCGTGGGGGATGACGGCCTTCGGGTTGTAAACCTCTTTCAGTATCGGCGAAGCTCCGGGATTTTTCTTGGGGTGACGGTAGGTACAGAAGAAGCACCGGCCAACTACGTGCCAGCAGCCGCGGTAATACGTAGGGTGCGAGCGTTGTCCGGAATTACTGGGCGTAAAGAGCTCGTAGGTGGTTTGTCACGTTGTCCGTGAAAACTCACAGCTTAACTGTGGGCGTGCGGGCGATACGGGCAGGCTAGAGTACTGTAGGGGAGACTGGAATTCCTGGTGTAGCGGTGGAATGCGCAGATATCAGGAGGAACACCGGTGGCGAAGGCGGGTCTCTGGGCAGTAACTGACGCTGAGGAGCGAAAGCGTGGGGAGCGAACAGGATTAGATACCCTGGTAGTCCACGCCGTAAACGGTGGGTACTAGGTGTGGGTTTCCTTCCTTTAGGGATCCGTGCCGTAGCTAACGCATTAAGTACCCCGCCTGGGGAGTACGGCCGCAAGGCTAAAACTCAAAGGAATTGACGGGGGCCCGCACAAGCGGCGGAGCATGTGGATTAATTCGATGCAACGCGAAGAACCTTACCTGGGTTTGACATGCACAGGACGCCGGCAGAGATGTCGGTTCCCTTGTGGCCTGTGTGCAGGTGGTGCATGGCTGTCGTCAGCTCGTGTCGTGAGATGTTGGGTTAAGTCCCGCAACGAGCGCAACCCTTGTCTCATGTTGCCAGCACGTTATGGTGGGGACTCGTGAGAGACTGCCGGGGTCAACTCGGAGGAAGGTGGGGATGACGTCAAGTCATCATGCCCCTTATGTCCAGGGCTTCACACATGCTACAATGGCCGGTACAAAGGGCTGCGATCCCGTGAGGGTTAGCGAATCCTTTAAAGCCGGTCTCAGTTCGGATTGGGGTCTGCAACTCGACCCCATGAAGTCGGAGTCGCTAGTAATCGCAGATCAGCAACGCTGCGGTGAATACGTTCCCGGGCCTTGTACACACCGCCCGTCACGTCATGAAAGTCGGTAACACCCGAAGCCGGTGGCCTAACCCTTGTGGAGGGAGCCGTCGAAGGTGGGATCGGCGATTGGGACGAAGTCGTAACAAGGTAGCCGTACCGGAAGGTGCGGCTGGATCACCTCCTTTCTAAGGAGCACCTTTTTTCCCCCATCCCCGCAAGAGTGTGGGATTCATGGTGGTTGGGATAGGTTTGCCGGCGCCTGTAGTGGGTGTCCGGTGGTGCAGATGTTTTTTGAACAGCAACAGCTTTGATCATCAACCGCCAGGGGTCCTTCGGGGTTTCTGGTGGCCGGCTTTGGCTGGGCACACTGTTGGGTCCTGAGGCAACAGGCCTGTAGTCGCTCCCTTGTGGGGGTGGGTGTGTTGTCGCTCCATCTTGGTGGTGGGGTGTGGTGTTTGTTTTGTGGATAGTGGTTGCGAGCATCTAACAAGCAAGTTTTCTTGTTTGTTTTGCAATTTTTGTTTCTTGGTTTTTGTGATTTGTAAGTGTTTAAGGGCGCATGGTGGATGCCTTGGCATCGAGAGCCGATGAAGGACGTTGGAGGCTGCGATATGCCTCGGGGAGCTGCCAACCGAGCGTGGATCCGAGGATGTCCGAATGGGGAAACCCGGCACGAGTGATGTCGTGTCACCAACCGGTGAATGTATAGCCGGTGGGGAGGTAACGCGGGGAAGTGAAACATCTCAGTACCCGTAGGAAGAGAAAACAAAATGTGATTCCGTGAGTAGTGGCGAGCGAAAGCGGAGGATGGCTAAACCGTATGCATGTGATACCGGGTAGGGGTTGTGTGTGCGGGGTTGTGGGAGCGTTGCTTCTGGTTCTACTCGACCGGAGGGCAGTGAGAAAGTGTTGTGGTTAGCGGAAGTGGCCTGGGATGGTCTGCCGTAGACGGTGAGAGCCCGGTACGTGAAAATCCGACACCTGCCTTGTGATGTTTCCCGAGTAGCAGCGGGCCCGTGGAATCTGCTGTGAATCTGCCGGGACCACCCGGTAAGCCTGAATACTACTCGATGACCGATAGCGGATTAGTACCGTGAGGGAATGGTGAAAAGTACCCCGGGAGGGGAGTGAAATAGTACCTGAAACCATGTGCCTACAATCCGTCAGAGCCCTCCCTTGTGGTGGGGTGATGGCGTGCCTTTTGAAGAATGAGCCTGCGAGTCACCGGCACGTCGCGAGGTTAACCCGTGTGGGGTAGCCGTAGCGAAAGCGAGTCTGAATAGGGCGTATCCAGTTCGTAGGAGCTGGTGTAGTGGCGTGTTGTGGACCCGAAGCGGAGTGATCTACCCATGGCCAGGGTGAAGCGCGGGTAAGACCGCGTGGAGGCCCGAACCCACTTAGGTTGAAGACTGAGGGGATGAGTTGTGGGTAGGGGTGAAAGGCCAATCAAACTCCGTGATAGCTGGTTCTCCCCGAAATGCATTTAGGTGCAGCGTTGCGTGTTTCTCACTGGAGGTAGAGCTACTGGATGGCCGATGGGCCCTACTAGGTTACTGACGTCAGCCAAACTCCGAATGCCGGTGAGTGTAAGCGTGGCAGTGAGACGGCGGGGGATAAGCTCCGTGCGTCGAGAGGGAAACAGCCCAGATCGCCGGCTAAGGCCCCAAAGCGTGTGCTAAGTGGAAAAGGATGTGCAGTCGCTTAGACAACCAGGAGGTTGGCTTAGAAGCAGCCACCCTTGAAAGAGTGCGTAATAGCTCACTGGTCAAGTGATTGTGCGCCGATAATGTAGCGGGGCTCAAGCACACCGCCGAAGCCGCGGCAATACGTAAGTATTGGGTAGGGGAGCGTCCTGCATCCGGTGAAGCCACAGAGTGATCTAGTGGTGGAGGGTGTGGGAGTGAGAATGCAGGCATGAGTAGCGATGAGGCAAGTGAGAACCTTGCCCGCCGAAAGACCAAGGGTTCCTGGGCCAGGCCAGTCCTCCCAGGGTGAGTCGGGACCTAAGGCGAGGCCGACAGGCGTAGTCGATGGACAACGGGTTGATATTCCCGTACCCGTGTGTGGGCGTCCCTGATGAATCCATTCTGCTAACCACCCAAATGGTGGATGACTTGATCCTTCGGGTGAGAGCTTCTGCCGGCTGCGTGGGACCCGGGTGGGTAGTAGTCAAGCGATGGGGTGACGCAGGAAGGTAGCCGTACCAGTCAGTGGTAATACTGGGGCAAGCCCGTAGGAAGTCAGATAGGCAAATCCGTCTGGCATATATTCCGAGAGGTGATGCATAGCCGATTGCGGCGAATTCGGTGATCCTATGCTGCCGAGAAAAGCCTCTAGCGAGCACACACACGGCCCGTACCCCAAACCAACACAGGTGGTCAGGTAGAGAATACCAAGGCGTACGAGTGAACTATGGTTAAGGAACTCGGCAAAATACCCCCGTAACTTCGGGAGAAGGGGGACCCTCATACCGTCATGGCCTTCGCGGCCGGCAGCGGGAGGGGGTCGCAGAAACCAGTGAGAAGCGACTGTTTACTAAAAACACAGGTCCGTGCGAAGTCGCAAGACGATGTATACGGACTGACGCCTGCCCGGTGCTGGAAGGTTAAGAGGACCGGTTAACCCTTCGGGGTGAAGCTGAGAATTTAAGCCCCAGTAAACGGCGGTGGTAACTATAACCATCCTAAGGTAGCGAAATTCCTTGTCGGGTAAGTTCCGACCTGCACGAATGGCGTAACGACTTCTCAACTGTCTCAACCATAGACTCGGCGAAATTGCATTACGAGTAAAGATGCTCGTTACGCGCGGCAGGACGAAAAGACCCCGGGACCTTCACTATAGCTTGGTATTGATGTTCGATGCGGTTTGTGTAGGATAGGTGGGAGACTGTGAAACCCGCACGCCAGTGTGGGTGGAGTCGTTGTTGAAATACCACTCTGATCGTATTGGACCTCTAACTTCGAACCATGAAGCTGGTTCAGGGACAGTGCCTGGTGGGTAGTTTAACTGGGGCGGTTGCCTCCTAAAATGTAACGGAGGCGCCCAAAGGTTCCCTCAACCTGGACGGCAATCAGGTGTTGAGTGTAAGTGCACAAGGGAGCTTGACTGTAAGACTGACACGTCGAACAGGGACGAAAGTCGGGACTAGTGATCCGGCACCCCCGAGTGGAAGGGGTGTCGCTCAACGGATAAAAGGTACCCCGGGGATAACAGGCTGATCTTCCCCAAGAGTCCATATCGACGGGATGGTTTGGCACCTCGATGTCGGCTCGTCGCATCCTGGGGCTGGAGCAGGTCCCAAGGGTTGGGCTGTTCGCCCATTAAAGCGGCACGCGAGCTGGGTTTAGAACGTCGTGAGACAGTTCGGTCTCTATCCGCCGCGCGCGTCAGAATCTTGAGGAAACCTGTCCCTAGTACGAGAGGACCGGGACGGACGAACCTCTGGTGTACCAGTTGTTCCACCAGGAGCACGGCTGGATGGCTACGTTCGGACAGGATAACCGCTGAAAGCATCTAAGCGGGAAACCCACTCCAAGACCAGGATTCTCACCCTTTTAGAGGGATAAGGCCCCCCGCAGACCACGGGATCGATAGACCAGACCTGGAAGCACCGCAAGGTGTGCAGGGAACTGGCACTAACCGGCCGAAAACTTACAACACAAAGAAACAACATGTGTTGCCCGCAACCACACACCACAAAAAACAAGCCACACCCCGCCACCAAACACACTTGGTGACCCGGTAGGCCCACCACCACACCACCCGCGTGTGGCCGGCCCACCACCACAAAAAAATAGAGTTACGGCGGAAATAGCGACAGGGAAACGCCCGGTCCCATCCCGAACCCGGAAGCTAAGCCTGTCAGCGCCGATGATACTGCCCACACGGGTGGAAAAGTAGGACACCGCCGAACACAATTTAAAGAAACGCCCCCCGACACCGTCGGGGGGCGTTTCCCATTCCCCCAACACAAATATCGATTTCCGCCCGGATAGCGGAATACGGTTCAGAGCCGCTATGTCGTGCATCGATGCACTCGCCGGAGTATTGCCGGCGGGCCGTATCCTTACACGAGGTATTAGGACGGAAGGTTTCAGTGGCCGACAACAGAGCAGATGGTGAGCGGCGTCAACCGCGAGGTGAAGACGCAGGCGGCCATCGTGGCCCGCAACAACGACGGGGATCCGGCGACCAACGCCGTACGCCCACCGGCGACCAGCGCCGTGGACCGAGGGACTCCGGGCCGGATCGCGACCGTCGTCCGCACGCACGTCGCGACGACGGTGGTTCGCGACCGCCGCGGGACCGGGACGGGTCGTGGACTCCCCGCGACCGGGACGGCTCGCGACCACCGCGCGACCGCGACGGCTCCTGGACTCCTCGCGACCGCGATGGCTCGCGTCCACCCCGCGACCGCGACGGCTCCTGGACCCCTCGCGACCGCGACGGTTCACGTCCGCCCCGCGACCGCGACGGGTCCCGGCCTCCTCGGGACCGCGACGGCAACTGGACACCCCGCGACCGCGACGGTTCACGTCCCCCGCGAGACCGCGACGGTGGCTCCCGTCCCGGGCGCGACTACAACAGCGGTTCGCGGCCCCCGCGGGACTACAACGGTGGATCACGTCCCCCGCGGGACCGCGACGCTGCGTCGCGTCCGTCGCGACCGGCCGGCGAAGCATCCGGGACGCGCTACGACGACCCGCCGCTGCCCGAGGGTATCGAACCCAAGCAGTTGGCTCCCGAAGTGCGCCGCGAACTGAGCACGCTCAACCGCGTGACCGCGGACGCGGTGGCCTGTCATCTGGTGGCCGCCGGAATGCTGCTCGACGAGGACCCGCAGCAGGCACTGCTGCACGCCAAAGCGGCCCGGGCGCGTTCGACGCGGATCACCGCGGTACGCGAAGCGGTCGGGATCGCGGCCTATCAGTGCGGCGACTGGTCACAGGCGGCCGGGGAACTGCGGGCGGCCCGCCGGATGGGCAGCAAATCGGCGCTGCTGCCGCTGATCGCCGACTGCGAACGCGGTCTGGGCAGGCCGCAGCGGGCCATCGAATTGGCCACCGGCCCGGAAGCCGAGGAACTCGAGGGCGACGAGGCCGATGAGATGCGGATCGTCGCCGCCGGCGCCCGCGCCGACCTGGGACAGCTCGAACAGGCCCTCACGGTGCTCTCGGCCGCGCAGACCGACCCGGAACGCACCGGCTCGACGGTGGCACGACTGCACTACGCGCACGGCGAGACGCTGGTGGCCCTGGGACGCAGCGAGGAAGCCCTGGAGTGGTTCCTGAAGGCGGCCGCCGCCGACACCGAAGGCGTCACCGACGTCGAAGACCGTATCGCCGAACTCGGCGGCACCGCGACCCTTGCCGAGGAATACGACTGCGCGTTGCTGGATCTGGACGGCACGGTGTTCCGCGGTGGCGAACCGACCGTCGGCGCGGTGGAGACCCTCGCCGAGCTGGAGAGCCGGGCGCTGTTCATCACCAACAACTCCTCGCGCGACGCCGCGCAGGTGGCCGAACACTTGACCGGGTTGGGCTTCACCGCCACCGCCGACGACGTGGTCACCAGCGGCCAGATCGCCGCAGCACTGCTGGCAGAGCAGTTGTCCGCCGGTGCGCGGGTGCTGGTGCTGGGGTCGGAGTCGCTGGCTGCGGAGATCACCGGTGCCGGGCTGGAACCGGTCAGGCTGGCCGCCGACGAGCCGGCCGCGGTCATACAGGGCCTGTTCACCGAACTGACCTGGGCGGACCTGGCCGAGGCGGCCCTGGCGATCCGGTCCGGCGCGGTGTGGATGACCACCAACGTCGACAAGACGCTGCCGTCGGAACGCGGCCTGCTGCCCGGCAACGGATCGATGGTCGCCGCACTGCGGGCCGCGACCGACGCCGAGCCGCAGGTGGCGGGTAAACCCGGACCGGCGCTGCTGACCGCCGCATTGGCACGCGGCGAGTTCTACGCGCCGCTGGTGGTCGGTGACCGGCTCGACACCGACATCGCCGCCGCCAACGCCGCGGCGCTGCCCAGCCTGATGGTGCTCACCGGGGTGAACTCCGCACGCGACGCGGTCGGGGCGGTGCCCGAGCAACGGCCCACCTATATCGGCCACGACCTGCGGGCGCTCAACGTCGACGCCGGCACGCTGGCGGTTGGCCCGCAGCCGTTCTGGAACGTCGAAGTGGACGGCACGACCGTCACCGTCAGCTCGGCGGAGGCCGAAGACGAAGACGGCGACGGCCTGTCGGTGGTGCGAGCACTGGCCTGCGCGGTAGCCGATGCGGAACTGGTCGGACAGGCCTTCACCGTCGCCGCCGGCGACGACACCGCCGAGGCCGCGCTACAGCAGTGGTCGCTGCTGGGAACGTGGCCGTAATCGGTATCGACTAGCGTGAGTGGCACCCATGAACACTGAGATTGAGGACGTCCGGGCCCGCGTCGCCGCGGTGCTGGCCGAGCTGCCCGGGGAAGCCGAACTGGCCGAACTTCCGGCGCACACCGATCTCAACGCCTTGGCGCAGCGGCTCGAAGAAGCCCACCAGGTGTTGGTGCGGGCGCTGGAGTCGGTGGAGAAGGGCTGAAACTGGCATGTCGCGGCGTGCTCGCGTCGATGCCGAACTGGTGCGACGCGGATTGGCCCGGTCTCGGCAACAGGCCGCTGAATTGATCGCGGCCGGCAAGGTCACCATCGACGGTATTCCGGCGGTCAAACCCGCCACCGCGGTGGCGATCACCGCCGCACTGGCGGTGGCCGACGACGGCGAACGTACCTGGGTGTCCC from Mycolicibacter sp. MU0083 includes:
- a CDS encoding HAD-IIA family hydrolase — protein: MLDLDGTVFRGGEPTVGAVETLAELESRALFITNNSSRDAAQVAEHLTGLGFTATADDVVTSGQIAAALLAEQLSAGARVLVLGSESLAAEITGAGLEPVRLAADEPAAVIQGLFTELTWADLAEAALAIRSGAVWMTTNVDKTLPSERGLLPGNGSMVAALRAATDAEPQVAGKPGPALLTAALARGEFYAPLVVGDRLDTDIAAANAAALPSLMVLTGVNSARDAVGAVPEQRPTYIGHDLRALNVDAGTLAVGPQPFWNVEVDGTTVTVSSAEAEDEDGDGLSVVRALACAVADAELVGQAFTVAAGDDTAEAALQQWSLLGTWP